In Acidiferrobacterales bacterium, the sequence GAACAGTTGCCGTGTGTACACCCGGAAAACCCTGATGTGTCCGGAGTCACAATCTGTGTGATGACAGGCACTCCCACAGCAGTCGATGCGACTGCGAAAAATGCTGTGGTTGTCTCATCCGGTCAACTCGATTGGCAACGGCCGACAACATGGACTGGCATTGTGGACCGCTCGCCATGCGGGACCGGAACCTGTGCCCGCATGGCCGCACTGTATGCAAAAGGTGAGCTGGGGTTAAACCAGGATTATCACCATGAGGGAATTCTGGGAACAATCTTCACCGGTCGACTGATTCGCGAAACTCGAATTGGCGACCTGACTGCAGTGGTTCCGACCATCCGCGGGCAGGCCTGGATCACTTCAATCGCTGAATACGTAGTGGACCCCGACGACCCATTCCCGAACGGGTTTACCGTTGGCGATATATGGGGCGGCGCTATCGATGAGCCGCAGGCTCACTGATTCTGGAGCGGATGACAGGCTAACGCCGGTTGTGCCGGCTTGGATGCTGACTGTCCTGTTGGCCTGAAACCCTGAATTCGGTCGATCCTTTCCGGTCAGGAACAACAGTCTGCAGTCGCTTTCAGATCGGGTTCGTACGTTTTGCTGTGTGTGCCTTCAGCGCAGCATTGTTCCTGTCCTGCATCAATCTTGCGTGAATATACGTTCGCATCCCCCATGGAATGATACGCTTCCCAAGCTATTCCAGCAGGGTCTTTCAACCATGACTTTGCGGAATGGGAATAACAGCAGACAACTTCGCCTTCGTCAAACAAAGTCACATTCGCCTGTTTCAGATTCTTGCGCAAATCGTCCAGCTCGACTTCTTCGTCGACCTGGATGCCGAGGTGATCCACACCCGATCGGTCCACCCGCGTTGAGATGGCGAAATTCACTCTTGGGTCATCAAGAAGCCACTTGGCATAGTCATGGTGAACCTTGGTTGGCTTCTCACCGAACAGTTGGCTGTAGAAGCTGATGCTTCGTTCTAGATCGTCAACGCCAATATGAATATGAAACCGCTTCATTTTTGCCTATTCTCCTGAATGTCGGGTTAGTGGGAAATCTGCATGACTGACCGAACATCAGTCAATTCGACGTCGCATTATATTGTCAGATGTGATTTAATCGAACATGCTGACAAATGCCATAAGTGTGGTCAGAATCAAAAATCACAACCGTGGGCAACCAAAAATAGTACACCTTCGATCATCTCACAGTGTTCAGCGATGTCGGTCGGTATCCGTACAGCAATACCACCACACTTACTGATGTACTGTATTAAATTTATAAATTGCATCCACCGATCATGGCGCCAAAATTTTTCTAACGCGATTTTTGGGGGGATTTACATTTTCATATGAGATTTTTTTGGAATATGCTTACTTACTTGGTTGACTGGAGGGTGGCGATGGTTCCAGTAAATAAACAATGTAAGCGCGAATTCTGGTTGGCAGATCAGTTGAATTTAACGAATATTTCGTGATCCTTCAACCTTTTTGCGGTTTGAGTGCCGTACCTTGAGCATGAACACACCCAAGAGATTCCGAAACTGGAGTAACGAGGTGAGTTATGGTTAAAGGTGCTAACGATCTTGTTGAAACGCAGCTCAATGATTTGATTAAAAACATTGAACGCGCCACATCTGGTGACTATTTGTCATATTCTGGTCCAATTGCGTTTGGGGCTGACGATGCAATTCGAGAGGCTGTGGAAACGCTTAGGAATCGCTCGAAAAGACGCGGTAGAAAGCTATTGATCATTCTGGAAACTCAAGGAGGATTCGCAGAAGTAGCAAGGCGTATCTCTGACACGATAAGAAATCACTATAAAGTAGTGGATTTTTTGATTCCAAGCCATGCAATGTCCGCTGGAACAATTTTGGCTATGTCTGGTGACGCAATCCACATGGACTACTATTCTGTGCTTGGCCCCATTGATCCACAGGTGGAGAGCCAAGATGGGAACAAACTAATCCCCGCGATGGGTTACTTGATCAAATATGAAGAGCTTTTAAGAAAGGCAAACGCTGGAAATGCAGGAGCAGCTGAACTTTCTATTCTTTTGAATTTTGATCAAGGAGAATTGTATTCCTACGAACAGGCCCGCGATCTCTCCCTGTCGCTATTAGAAGAATGGCTGGTTAAGTATAAGTTCAAGACTTGGAAAATTACAGCCAAAAAGGGAAAAAAGGTCACTCTGTCAATGAAAAAGGAGCGCGCACGTGAAATCGCTACAAAACTAAATGATGCTAGACGATGGAATTCCCATGGAATCGGCATTAACATGGAGCGTCTTAGAAAGGATTTGAATTTAAAGATTGACGATTTTGGAGAATTTGACGAACTTAACGATTCCATAAAGTCATACCACAAGTTATTGAACGACTATATGCACAAAAGATCACATAGAGCTATTGTGCACACTCGTAAGACTTATGAACAGTTACTGTAAAGAGAATGAAATGAATAAACTATCAATTGACGAGCTCCTCCAAAAGAACCCAGACGTAAAAGAGATTTTCGAGGAAAATGCAAGAAAACTTGTAGATTCCCAGGTAACAATTCGCAAGGGGACAAAATATGGGTTGGCTCTTCCTTATGAGGGGAGACAGCCGCTACAAGAAGACCAAACTGACAAAAATCCACCTAATGCTGCGTCATACCAGCGTTATTAGATTGAATGTATTCTTGATCCATCGTGGAACCTAAAACCTAAGCCAACCGAAATCGTTTTTGGACTGTAGGTAGCAGCAAAAAATAGGAATACAGGTTCAAAAACTGCTTGCACGACCATACCATCGCTAAAACTCCAAATTGATCGCTCTT encodes:
- a CDS encoding VOC family protein; protein product: MKRFHIHIGVDDLERSISFYSQLFGEKPTKVHHDYAKWLLDDPRVNFAISTRVDRSGVDHLGIQVDEEVELDDLRKNLKQANVTLFDEGEVVCCYSHSAKSWLKDPAGIAWEAYHSMGDANVYSRKIDAGQEQCCAEGTHSKTYEPDLKATADCCS